The DNA window ACACAGAAACCCATTAATAATCAATTTATTAGCAAAACGATATAATGAAAAAAGAAACTTCCGGGGAAATTTCTTTTTTTACATTTATTTTTGAATGGTCTTATAGGTTTCTATCAACCTTATGAATTCTGATCGATAGCCTTCGTCATCTTTATTTTTACCTTGTTTGGCAAGGTTTTCAATATCGGAAAGATTTTTATTCCGGATGAGTTCAGAATTTCTCAACACTAATCCAAACCATGCTACTGATGAGGCAAATTTAAAATCCGAACTCGCAGAAGTTATTCCCGGATCAAGATTTTTAATAACCTGACTCATTTCATGACTTTTATCCCCGTCAGGTTTTTTATATCTGAATTTTATGGTAGCCAATTCATCCCCAAATTCTTTCGCAGGGGTATTTTGTGTATATTTCAGATCGTTATCCTTTGGAAGGAATTCTGATTTTGTACCTGCAGGAATAATCTCATACAGAGCGGTAACAGTATGCCCGCTTCCCAATTCACCTGCATCTATTTTATCATTGGTAAAGTCTTCATTTCTCAATTTTCTGTTTTCGTAACCAATCAGGCGGTAAGATTGTACATATTGAGGATTAAATTCAATCTGGATCTTCACATCTTTGGCAATTGCATACATACTTCCTGCAAATTCTTTTCCTAAAAATTTATTTGCTTCCTGTAGATTATCAATATAGGCATAGTTCCCGTTTCCTTTATCGGCAAGAGTTTCCAAGGTATTATCTTTATAATTGCCCATTCCAAAACCTAAGCATGTAAGGAAAACACCTGATTTTCTTTTGTCTTCAATAAGGGTTTTCAAATCCGACTGGGAAGAGGTACCTACATTAAAATCTCCGTCAGTAGCGATGATCACGCGGTTGTTTCCATCTTTCACAAAATTCTCCTGAGCCAGTTTGTAGGCGAGTTCAATCCCTGCTCCTCCTGCGGTACTTCCTCCCGCCTGCAGATGATCCAACGCTTCGATAATTTTTGACTTTTCTCCGGCTGAAGTTGGTGGCAGAACAATTCCGGCGCTTCCGGCATAGACTACAATTCCTACTTTATCTTTTGGTCTCAATCTATCCAAAAGCACCTTGAATGAAGATTTCAGCAAAGGCAGTTTATTTTCTTCATCCATCGATCCTGAAACATCAATAAGAAAAATAAGATTGGATGCCGGCAAATGATCCTGTGGAATATTTTTCCCCTGAAGTCCTATTTTCAAAAGCTTATGGCCGGGATTCCATGGTGATTCATTATATTCTGTATTGATTGAAAAAGGTTCCGCATTTTTAGGCTGTGGATAATCATATTTAAAATAATTAATCATCTCCTCGATT is part of the Chryseobacterium lactis genome and encodes:
- a CDS encoding vWA domain-containing protein, translating into MENNHIDQQFNEASKLSEEPNVFPGFEKVWGKIEEKLDKKEENKRTVPFWLPYGIAASIAIGLGAFYFLNNKDIAEPVKPVIAENRISKEPAVSQNTYIAEVDSITKRNIQKEKRHAKRPIEKLASNIVPEPLKSYDVSMPPAPPKTVPLPSLSKVQPVTNDYYVESKTVRGDHQKRNNEEETQQIDEVVVVGYKPKKVEHSVGSAVTVSTSEIVSQPTVPSALQGRVAGLQITSRDSRRKRKEEIKNTANNINLGYLGSNNQVMIRGVASINAGNEPLYIINGEVSNSEGLRSLINTKKIKTLNIVKGTAATAIYGSKAANGVVVVTTKRLSRKEKKRMEQLQEEIEKQKQISPASNDESYDSFVENPFESAHSQPLSTFSIDVDNASYSNVRRMINNGQVVDKNAVRIEEMINYFKYDYPQPKNAEPFSINTEYNESPWNPGHKLLKIGLQGKNIPQDHLPASNLIFLIDVSGSMDEENKLPLLKSSFKVLLDRLRPKDKVGIVVYAGSAGIVLPPTSAGEKSKIIEALDHLQAGGSTAGGAGIELAYKLAQENFVKDGNNRVIIATDGDFNVGTSSQSDLKTLIEDKRKSGVFLTCLGFGMGNYKDNTLETLADKGNGNYAYIDNLQEANKFLGKEFAGSMYAIAKDVKIQIEFNPQYVQSYRLIGYENRKLRNEDFTNDKIDAGELGSGHTVTALYEIIPAGTKSEFLPKDNDLKYTQNTPAKEFGDELATIKFRYKKPDGDKSHEMSQVIKNLDPGITSASSDFKFASSVAWFGLVLRNSELIRNKNLSDIENLAKQGKNKDDEGYRSEFIRLIETYKTIQK